The Desmonostoc muscorum LEGE 12446 genome includes a region encoding these proteins:
- the cas10 gene encoding type III-B CRISPR-associated protein Cas10/Cmr2: MDKMSSVSVAIAWCLAWGDKKKPQHDLSVLQKMHQALKNGEQVAEEFQALVDAVKQLDNLLFPKTVDELENLTKQYPILWESKIGLIYGGATKIKQYVFEESKLPDIRGASGLLDRINLVDLPAFFNVIPESRHNYNIQCGEVRRWLNENFYNKPNLSDALIPELIIYSTGGNILAFCPAAFVDDIANAIEKVYTKETLTANSCAVGETFRLLEIRLGLLKDNIADTFWLEKYQKEYKNSIVEACFGKVDDSTKIKDTFEKHKSFNELTTKLAIRFNQRRSGNKIPNRLIRCYPPMFETHPYLRRHEGDKRSAIAHINQLTGQPYLSETLIYKRRIGDRAKTGISETPKWYQDIGLEWEAGIIESWLDKFEDFLIKNTEQFDKYYGNNNTKEIKISQSLTQLGKVSNGYVAYIYADGNNMGGFIQNIGTPEGYQEFSQDIENATKYAVYQALAYNLHPREIKGISEPESKIQDGDLIHPFEIITIGGDDILLIVPADRALQIAKMIGEQFEEILLKAVTISGVKIKGKYQVENNLAGSKKFHRCYEKISEHDQCKLSMSSGVLITAYNTPIYYAEDLTNQLMKSAKKSAKTLKENGYYGGTVDFFTMKSVTMISSSIEEFRQQALTIENRGAKLKLYAAPYTLPELDKFLKSIHALRKAEFPKSQLYQIRSFLERGKRTASLNYYYFRHRLKKGQSALKTDFENIWCQAKTNEGYIAPWMYDIEGKMYETIWREMVDVYDLIEFSDAESPQLSSMETAL, translated from the coding sequence ATGGATAAGATGAGTTCTGTTAGTGTAGCGATCGCTTGGTGTTTGGCTTGGGGTGATAAGAAAAAACCTCAACATGATTTGTCTGTGTTACAAAAGATGCACCAAGCATTGAAAAATGGGGAACAAGTTGCAGAGGAATTTCAGGCGTTAGTTGATGCAGTAAAGCAATTAGATAATTTACTATTTCCCAAAACTGTAGACGAATTAGAAAACTTAACTAAACAGTATCCGATTCTTTGGGAATCAAAAATTGGCTTAATTTATGGTGGTGCAACCAAAATAAAACAATATGTTTTTGAAGAATCTAAACTACCAGATATTCGGGGCGCTTCTGGACTCTTAGATAGAATTAACTTAGTTGATTTACCTGCTTTTTTTAATGTAATTCCTGAATCACGACACAACTACAATATCCAATGTGGGGAAGTTAGAAGATGGCTGAATGAAAATTTTTATAATAAACCCAATTTATCAGATGCTTTAATTCCTGAACTTATTATTTACTCAACTGGTGGCAATATTCTTGCTTTTTGTCCTGCGGCTTTTGTAGATGATATAGCTAATGCTATAGAAAAAGTTTATACCAAAGAAACCTTAACTGCTAATTCTTGTGCAGTTGGAGAAACTTTTAGACTCTTAGAAATTCGCTTGGGTTTGCTTAAAGATAATATTGCAGACACATTTTGGCTAGAAAAATATCAAAAAGAATATAAAAATAGTATTGTTGAGGCGTGTTTTGGAAAAGTTGATGATTCAACAAAAATTAAAGATACATTTGAAAAGCATAAAAGTTTTAATGAACTAACCACAAAATTAGCAATTCGTTTTAATCAGCGTCGCAGTGGCAATAAAATTCCAAATCGTCTCATTCGTTGCTATCCACCAATGTTTGAAACTCATCCTTACCTGAGAAGACATGAAGGTGATAAACGTTCTGCTATTGCTCATATAAATCAACTAACGGGACAACCTTATCTCTCTGAAACTTTAATCTATAAACGCAGAATAGGCGATAGAGCAAAAACTGGTATTTCTGAAACACCTAAATGGTATCAAGATATTGGACTAGAATGGGAAGCCGGAATAATCGAAAGTTGGCTTGATAAATTTGAGGATTTTTTGATAAAAAACACAGAACAATTTGATAAATATTATGGAAATAACAATACAAAAGAAATTAAAATCTCCCAATCTTTAACTCAGTTGGGCAAAGTAAGTAATGGCTATGTTGCTTACATATATGCAGATGGTAATAATATGGGTGGTTTTATTCAAAACATCGGCACTCCTGAAGGATATCAAGAATTTAGCCAAGATATAGAAAATGCTACAAAATATGCTGTTTATCAAGCTTTGGCATACAATCTGCATCCTCGTGAAATCAAAGGTATCAGTGAACCAGAATCAAAGATTCAAGATGGTGATTTAATTCATCCGTTTGAAATTATCACGATTGGCGGTGATGACATTTTATTGATAGTACCAGCAGATAGAGCTTTACAAATTGCTAAGATGATTGGTGAGCAATTTGAAGAGATACTTTTGAAAGCAGTCACAATATCAGGCGTAAAAATAAAAGGCAAATATCAGGTAGAAAATAATCTAGCTGGCTCTAAAAAATTCCATCGGTGTTATGAAAAAATATCAGAACATGACCAATGTAAATTGAGTATGTCTAGCGGTGTATTGATTACTGCTTATAATACACCTATTTACTATGCAGAAGATTTAACAAACCAGTTGATGAAATCTGCTAAAAAATCTGCTAAAACCTTAAAAGAAAATGGCTATTATGGTGGTACAGTAGATTTCTTTACCATGAAATCAGTCACCATGATTTCATCAAGTATCGAAGAATTTCGTCAACAAGCTTTAACGATTGAGAATAGAGGCGCAAAACTGAAGCTGTACGCTGCACCTTATACACTACCAGAATTAGATAAATTTTTGAAATCTATTCACGCATTGCGAAAAGCTGAATTTCCCAAATCACAACTCTATCAAATTCGGAGCTTTTTAGAACGAGGTAAGCGAACAGCAAGTTTAAATTATTACTATTTTCGTCATCGACTTAAAAAAGGACAATCAGCACTTAAAACCGATTTTGAAAATATATGGTGTCAGGCAAAAACTAATGAAGGTTACATAGCACCTTGGATGTACGATATTGAAGGAAAAATGTATGAAACTATCTGGCGAGAAATGGTAGATGTATACGATTTAATAGAATTTTCAGATGCGGAATCTCCACAACTATCATCTATGGAGACTGCGCTATGA
- the csx10 gene encoding type III-D CRISPR-associated RAMP protein Csx10 yields the protein MKRIELEIKALSPLAISRQKPGGSISECEDYIPGSVIRGAIASQILKQSGKQFDNLSNDGGDFQELFLSDTPAIFQNAYPSIKIKGKLIPKGRIEEIKVLPATALSSKNKSGFKTEKKNGVFDSLIDRFCAEHYGFSYEPNCPEEKGGRVEPYTGFYSKYNAKYYSLNLTKRLLTRVGINRKLATSEEDILYSIQVINESQTSKKNEKPVIFKSAIIISDNKILEKLQQFININGCNFRLGGSTSRGLGKVEIRAEELEIKHSIKEKIDTFTNQLQVRWDKWSIFGNPLQELPKNRTYFSLNLQSDAILTEKWQRSTVISTQMLQNFTDVNDESLQLEAAYSSYDYRSGWNSAWGLMKDIELVTNKGAVYLFSTKQPQIWYAALAELEFKGVGERTCEGFGQIEVCNDFHFVFREEAV from the coding sequence GTGAAACGTATTGAATTAGAAATTAAGGCATTATCTCCTTTAGCAATTTCTCGACAAAAACCAGGTGGTTCTATAAGTGAATGTGAAGATTATATTCCTGGTAGTGTAATTCGTGGAGCGATCGCAAGTCAAATTCTCAAACAATCAGGTAAGCAGTTTGATAATCTGAGTAACGATGGTGGCGATTTTCAGGAATTATTTTTAAGTGATACTCCTGCCATTTTTCAAAATGCTTATCCATCAATAAAAATTAAAGGTAAGCTGATTCCCAAAGGGAGAATTGAAGAAATTAAAGTCTTACCTGCAACAGCACTCAGTTCTAAAAATAAATCTGGGTTTAAAACAGAAAAGAAAAATGGCGTATTTGACAGTTTGATTGACCGTTTTTGTGCAGAACATTATGGATTTAGTTATGAACCAAATTGCCCAGAAGAGAAAGGTGGAAGAGTTGAGCCATACACAGGTTTTTATAGTAAATATAATGCTAAATATTATAGTTTAAATCTTACAAAACGCTTATTGACACGAGTTGGTATAAACCGAAAACTTGCAACTTCAGAAGAAGATATTTTATACAGTATTCAAGTAATTAACGAATCTCAAACAAGCAAGAAAAATGAAAAGCCTGTAATTTTCAAATCTGCAATTATCATTTCAGATAATAAAATTTTAGAAAAACTACAGCAATTCATTAATATTAATGGCTGTAATTTTCGTTTAGGTGGGTCAACTTCACGTGGTTTAGGAAAAGTTGAAATTAGGGCGGAAGAATTAGAAATTAAACATAGTATAAAAGAAAAAATAGACACATTTACGAATCAACTACAAGTACGCTGGGATAAATGGTCTATTTTTGGCAACCCACTTCAAGAATTACCAAAAAATCGTACTTACTTTAGTTTAAATTTACAGTCTGATGCAATATTAACGGAAAAATGGCAACGTAGTACTGTAATTTCCACACAAATGCTGCAAAATTTTACAGATGTTAATGATGAATCTCTACAACTCGAAGCAGCCTATAGCAGTTATGATTACCGTTCAGGTTGGAATTCAGCTTGGGGATTGATGAAAGATATAGAATTAGTAACAAATAAAGGAGCAGTATATTTATTTAGTACCAAACAACCACAAATTTGGTATGCAGCTTTAGCAGAATTAGAATTTAAAGGTGTTGGAGAACGTACTTGCGAAGGTTTTGGTCAAATTGAAGTTTGTAATGATTTCCATTTTGTATTTCGTGAGGAAGCGGTATGA
- a CDS encoding RAMP superfamily CRISPR-associated protein, with amino-acid sequence MIKLQDLSNSNTVETYTITAVIDSALCVGAGGSSGSLADKPIVRNSERNLLIPGSQIKGRVRHECEKLLRGLKWEISESPNAGRMVIRRDNAPAKFQRDEYKVPGYEHTYHCLISQVFGDPILPSRVIFDDLVCTEEPENLPEVLRPGVTINRRRCIAEEKKLYFLETSPVNAKLQFQGEIHIQASLTPERPDYAKVLILAGLRQIYALGGSKSAGLGWLHWELEELQSRLKNVDIDEILQFLAKGEIR; translated from the coding sequence ATGATAAAACTTCAAGATTTATCCAACTCTAACACAGTAGAGACTTATACAATTACTGCTGTAATTGACTCAGCGTTATGTGTAGGTGCAGGAGGTTCTTCTGGTTCTTTAGCAGATAAACCAATTGTCCGTAACTCAGAACGTAACTTACTAATTCCTGGTTCACAGATTAAAGGTAGAGTACGTCATGAATGCGAAAAATTGCTGCGAGGTTTAAAATGGGAAATTTCTGAATCTCCCAATGCAGGAAGAATGGTTATTCGTAGAGATAATGCACCTGCTAAATTTCAACGAGATGAATACAAAGTTCCCGGATATGAACATACATACCACTGTTTAATTAGTCAAGTTTTTGGCGATCCAATTTTACCTTCACGGGTAATTTTTGATGATTTGGTTTGTACAGAAGAACCAGAAAATTTACCAGAAGTTTTACGTCCTGGTGTCACAATTAATCGCCGTCGCTGCATTGCAGAAGAGAAAAAACTTTATTTTCTAGAAACTTCACCTGTGAATGCAAAACTTCAGTTTCAAGGAGAGATACACATTCAAGCAAGTCTCACACCTGAAAGACCTGATTATGCAAAAGTATTAATTTTGGCAGGTTTGCGACAAATTTATGCCTTGGGTGGAAGTAAGTCGGCTGGTTTAGGTTGGCTGCATTGGGAATTAGAAGAATTACAAAGTCGATTAAAAAATGTTGATATTGATGAAATTTTGCAGTTTTTAGCAAAAGGAGAGATCAGGTGA
- a CDS encoding CRISPR-associated protein Csx3: MTTYHIRLEGDVLRVGFGATLATGDRIVRDAAAQLDAMIALGELPGGSLIKINGRISVLVSQVLADKLSQLYEAIAVFDPKIGDKGLDRYVITISKHPEYKVGDILDIVRSPQQSSIKVVLCGFANTGKTCLRDGLKQALLQISHAPESYFISGCPDGDGSWYGETARRDLDLAKKLKDEYKAKFTPEFAQLKAQEVRGINTPIFIFDVGGRISEENRLIMSEATHAVILVKDEAEIEPWQGFCQCLGLQVVAIIYSDYEGVSDAISGETPILLGNVHRLQRGEDVSSRPMVQALARVLVGLN, from the coding sequence ATGACAACGTATCACATCAGGCTAGAAGGCGACGTTTTGAGAGTTGGGTTTGGTGCAACACTTGCCACAGGCGATCGCATTGTGCGAGATGCAGCAGCGCAGTTGGATGCAATGATAGCTTTAGGTGAACTTCCTGGTGGTTCCCTGATTAAAATTAATGGACGCATATCGGTACTGGTTAGTCAAGTATTAGCTGATAAATTATCTCAATTGTATGAAGCGATCGCTGTTTTTGACCCCAAGATCGGCGATAAAGGGTTGGATAGGTATGTGATCACCATCAGCAAACACCCTGAGTATAAAGTAGGGGATATTTTGGATATAGTGCGATCGCCACAACAATCCAGTATCAAAGTTGTCCTGTGTGGGTTTGCGAATACCGGAAAGACTTGCTTGCGGGATGGTTTAAAACAGGCGCTATTGCAGATTTCCCATGCACCAGAGTCTTATTTTATCTCTGGTTGTCCAGATGGTGATGGTTCTTGGTATGGGGAAACTGCACGGCGTGATTTGGATTTGGCGAAAAAGTTAAAAGATGAATATAAGGCTAAATTTACACCAGAGTTTGCACAACTGAAAGCGCAGGAAGTCAGGGGTATCAATACACCAATATTTATATTTGATGTGGGTGGAAGAATATCTGAGGAGAACCGCTTGATTATGTCCGAAGCGACTCATGCAGTGATTTTGGTAAAAGATGAAGCTGAGATTGAACCTTGGCAAGGATTTTGTCAGTGTCTGGGTTTGCAAGTGGTGGCAATTATTTACAGTGATTATGAAGGTGTAAGTGATGCGATTTCGGGGGAAACGCCGATTCTTTTAGGAAATGTTCATCGGTTGCAGCGTGGGGAGGATGTTTCTAGTCGTCCGATGGTGCAAGCATTGGCGCGGGTTTTGGTGGGTTTAAATTGA
- a CDS encoding dual OB domain-containing protein, with amino-acid sequence MPTFDIICLAKSTKHGGMCIAGIRTDGLGWFRPIANKKDGTLYPEHYTLEDGREPQIFDIIRIQCSRPQRRCHHPENWLIEPNKLWKTVGTPTLSQVQQLLNPEVIKHSCSAELLGNSDKRICYNDLKLVAAESSLALIKPRELQWEINPEHKKYRANFSLGGTSYNFPITDPLWKSQLECLEEGIYSCEEVIEKLELENYDCNNFLLTISLGEPFSPTETEEEFCYKLVAAVINVADIKKRFGWI; translated from the coding sequence ATGCCTACTTTTGATATTATTTGCCTTGCCAAATCTACCAAGCATGGCGGAATGTGTATTGCTGGTATCAGAACCGATGGTTTAGGGTGGTTTCGTCCAATTGCCAATAAAAAAGATGGTACTTTATATCCAGAACATTACACTCTAGAAGATGGCAGAGAACCTCAAATTTTTGACATTATCCGAATTCAATGTTCTAGACCTCAACGAAGATGTCACCACCCAGAAAATTGGTTAATCGAACCGAATAAGTTATGGAAAACTGTCGGTACTCCAACTCTCTCTCAAGTTCAACAACTTCTGAATCCAGAAGTGATAAAACACTCTTGTTCTGCGGAACTTTTAGGAAATTCAGATAAACGAATATGCTATAATGACTTGAAATTAGTGGCGGCTGAATCTTCATTAGCCTTGATAAAGCCCCGTGAACTTCAATGGGAAATTAATCCAGAACACAAAAAATATAGAGCTAATTTCTCATTGGGAGGAACAAGTTATAACTTTCCGATTACCGATCCTCTCTGGAAATCTCAACTTGAATGTTTGGAAGAGGGAATATATTCTTGTGAAGAAGTTATAGAAAAACTTGAACTAGAAAATTATGATTGTAATAATTTTCTCCTAACCATTAGCTTAGGTGAACCTTTTTCACCAACAGAAACAGAAGAAGAATTTTGTTATAAATTAGTTGCAGCAGTTATCAACGTTGCAGATATTAAGAAACGTTTTGGATGGATATAG
- a CDS encoding retropepsin-like domain-containing protein, with translation MNTTPSKTERDEMLKWLNRNRQMLLDLYKNQYIAYNANGIIAHSENLREVLALANAAKQPFLIYLVPRRTASVEILPIRFRSIARHDWQPNYSVILKHRDIESNTTMLVDSGAELSLISLKVGQDLGYALADSESTLLAETIGGRVEYVLRNVEMIIDEHNLIAPVAWLQTNTGGEQLLLGREVVFDKFNIEFRQAEEQIIFTWREDLKS, from the coding sequence ATGAACACAACACCGTCTAAAACTGAAAGAGATGAAATGCTCAAATGGTTGAATCGTAACCGCCAGATGCTATTGGATTTATATAAAAATCAATATATTGCTTACAATGCAAATGGAATAATTGCTCACAGCGAAAACTTACGCGAAGTTTTAGCATTAGCTAATGCGGCAAAACAGCCTTTTTTAATTTACCTAGTTCCTCGTCGTACTGCTTCTGTAGAAATTTTACCAATTCGCTTCCGTAGTATAGCTCGCCATGATTGGCAACCAAATTATAGCGTTATTTTAAAACACAGAGATATAGAATCTAATACAACAATGTTAGTAGATTCTGGTGCGGAATTAAGTTTAATTTCATTGAAAGTTGGTCAAGATTTAGGCTATGCTTTGGCTGATTCAGAATCAACTTTGTTGGCAGAAACTATAGGTGGCAGAGTTGAGTATGTTTTACGTAATGTAGAAATGATAATTGACGAACACAATTTGATTGCTCCTGTAGCATGGTTACAAACCAATACAGGCGGAGAACAATTGCTTTTAGGGCGAGAAGTTGTATTTGATAAATTTAATATTGAATTTCGGCAAGCTGAGGAACAAATTATTTTTACATGGCGTGAAGATTTGAAATCATGA
- a CDS encoding TIGR03985 family CRISPR-associated protein, producing the protein MSKLVFQDVPHVELLQWLARGSLKQNLGRGIRLWVWLRSLYGDNQERVISENSFSYVDWRNAFFSATHPKGEEIPQIHDSHCPCVKTTAQWLFNEKTEIVSHQWQELLLTYTGITEFKLNEILNQRLFGVTRRSLQGDLEILAKLGWVVYKNEKYYRISEFPPRPVTSKDEIYPSKLSAYELNFLHEDLVAIAQNHSQQINGIQRFFIGLDYVIPPTTLDLVDDWQYELRQIWTKTPVPPIKITYDSARTRNVVTCIVYPVCIYYMQRAVYLCAYGESPDRKTDWYNFRLDRIQEITSLEWNDVEIPQHLQERHQQPSLLSPDYIAQEMANAWGFDFYFPSRLMLLRFDGDYNERYIQNTIRHKTFKAITYQQAQRLIRREITHVQHQQALLKVLVNRSPQDAYYQVYYRHQDNGIMMRLRAWRPRCEVLLPFDLRQSIATDVAEEFQLYHQH; encoded by the coding sequence GTGTCTAAACTAGTTTTTCAAGATGTTCCACACGTTGAGCTGTTGCAGTGGTTAGCACGCGGTTCGCTCAAACAAAACTTGGGGCGGGGGATTCGGTTGTGGGTGTGGTTGCGATCGCTTTATGGTGACAATCAAGAGCGTGTAATTTCAGAAAATTCTTTCTCTTATGTAGACTGGCGGAATGCATTCTTCAGTGCTACACATCCAAAAGGAGAAGAAATTCCTCAGATACATGACTCTCATTGTCCTTGTGTCAAAACAACAGCCCAATGGTTGTTCAATGAAAAAACAGAAATTGTTTCTCATCAATGGCAAGAATTATTGCTTACTTACACTGGTATCACAGAATTTAAGTTGAACGAAATATTAAACCAAAGATTGTTTGGTGTAACTCGTCGTTCTTTGCAAGGCGATTTAGAAATTTTAGCAAAGTTGGGTTGGGTGGTATATAAAAATGAAAAATATTACCGTATCAGCGAGTTTCCGCCACGCCCAGTTACGTCTAAAGATGAAATTTATCCTAGCAAATTGAGTGCTTATGAATTGAACTTCCTGCATGAAGATTTAGTGGCGATCGCGCAAAATCATTCCCAACAAATCAACGGTATTCAGCGCTTTTTTATCGGATTAGATTATGTGATTCCTCCTACTACTCTCGATTTAGTTGATGATTGGCAATACGAGTTAAGACAGATTTGGACAAAGACCCCAGTACCGCCAATTAAAATCACTTATGACAGCGCCAGGACACGAAATGTTGTTACATGTATCGTTTATCCAGTTTGCATTTATTACATGCAAAGAGCAGTTTACCTCTGTGCTTATGGCGAAAGTCCCGATCGCAAAACTGACTGGTATAATTTTCGCCTTGATCGGATTCAAGAAATCACATCTTTAGAATGGAATGATGTCGAGATTCCCCAACATTTGCAAGAGCGTCATCAACAACCATCTTTGCTAAGTCCAGATTATATTGCTCAGGAAATGGCTAATGCTTGGGGGTTTGATTTCTACTTTCCCTCACGACTGATGTTGCTAAGATTTGACGGTGATTATAATGAACGTTACATTCAAAATACCATCCGCCACAAGACTTTTAAAGCCATCACTTACCAACAAGCACAGCGTTTGATTCGTCGTGAAATTACCCACGTACAACACCAACAAGCGTTATTAAAAGTATTAGTAAATCGTTCTCCTCAAGACGCTTACTACCAAGTTTATTATCGTCATCAAGATAATGGCATAATGATGCGCCTGCGTGCGTGGCGTCCTAGATGCGAAGTCTTGCTTCCTTTTGATTTACGACAAAGTATCGCTACTGATGTAGCCGAAGAATTTCAACTTTATCATCAACACTAA
- a CDS encoding DUF488 domain-containing protein, translating into MNQLVNLFTIGFTQKKAEQFFETLLNVGVKRVIDTRLNNASQLAGFTKKQDLEYFLRKIGGIEYIHILDLAPTKDILDEYKKKQINWAIYEQRFNQLITERKIEKKVSLDLLNEGCLLCSEAKPHNCHRRLVAEYLQRKLDKTINIHHL; encoded by the coding sequence ATGAATCAGCTAGTTAATCTATTTACTATTGGGTTTACACAGAAAAAAGCAGAGCAGTTCTTTGAAACACTTCTCAATGTTGGTGTGAAACGAGTCATTGATACTCGACTTAACAATGCTTCACAACTTGCTGGATTTACAAAAAAGCAAGATTTAGAGTATTTTCTCCGTAAAATTGGGGGAATTGAATACATTCACATTCTTGATTTGGCTCCAACTAAAGATATTCTCGACGAATATAAAAAGAAGCAAATAAATTGGGCAATATATGAACAGAGGTTCAATCAACTCATTACAGAGAGAAAGATTGAGAAGAAGGTTTCTTTAGACCTTCTGAATGAAGGATGTTTGTTGTGTAGTGAGGCAAAGCCTCATAATTGCCATCGCCGATTAGTTGCTGAGTATCTGCAACGTAAGCTAGACAAAACTATCAACATCCATCACCTCTAA
- a CDS encoding DUF1257 domain-containing protein has translation MSHFSTLRTKITDAEILKASLRDLGISVKTEADVRGYNGQRVRSDIVAVLEGEYDLGWSRNSDGSFDLIADLWGVAKKHNQTELINSINQKYAVNKTLAEVKQRGLQNANVKLVLQ, from the coding sequence ATGTCTCACTTTAGCACCCTGCGTACCAAAATCACCGATGCCGAAATCCTCAAAGCTTCTTTGCGCGACCTCGGTATCAGCGTAAAGACTGAAGCTGATGTCCGTGGTTATAACGGTCAGCGCGTTCGTTCCGATATCGTTGCCGTATTGGAAGGCGAATATGACTTGGGCTGGTCTCGCAACAGCGATGGTTCTTTTGACCTAATCGCTGACCTGTGGGGCGTTGCTAAAAAGCACAACCAAACCGAGTTGATCAACTCCATTAACCAAAAATATGCTGTTAACAAGACCTTGGCTGAAGTAAAACAGCGCGGTCTACAAAACGCCAATGTGAAGTTGGTATTGCAATAA
- a CDS encoding HD domain-containing protein, with protein sequence MNTVKLTEKFESALVYATRLHANQTRKISGVPYISHLLSVAALVIEAGGSEEEAIAALLHDSIEDQGGKLTREDIRQRFGEVVIAIIDGCTEWDTPPKPPWLERKQRYLENLRHASPSVRLVSLADKLHNARSLLADWHQRGDAIWVEFNNGKEKTLWFYQSLIEVYYQTGNDWMTQELERIVNELQSGVKRL encoded by the coding sequence ATGAACACAGTTAAACTCACAGAAAAATTTGAATCAGCTTTAGTTTATGCAACTCGTCTCCATGCTAATCAAACACGCAAAATTAGCGGCGTTCCTTACATATCACATTTACTGAGTGTAGCAGCTTTGGTAATAGAAGCTGGTGGAAGTGAAGAAGAAGCGATCGCAGCTCTGTTGCATGATAGTATCGAAGACCAAGGCGGTAAACTCACCCGTGAAGATATCCGTCAACGTTTTGGTGAAGTAGTAATAGCAATAATCGATGGCTGTACAGAGTGGGACACACCTCCTAAACCCCCCTGGCTAGAACGGAAACAGCGCTATTTAGAAAACCTGCGCCATGCATCACCATCTGTAAGGCTGGTATCATTAGCAGACAAATTGCATAATGCTAGATCGTTATTAGCAGATTGGCACCAACGGGGAGATGCTATTTGGGTTGAGTTTAATAATGGCAAAGAAAAGACTTTGTGGTTTTACCAGTCACTAATTGAAGTTTATTATCAAACAGGTAATGATTGGATGACACAAGAACTAGAACGAATTGTTAACGAATTACAATCGGGCGTGAAGAGACTATAG
- a CDS encoding DUF488 domain-containing protein translates to MTIFTIGHSNHSIETFIALLKQHGITAVADVRSSPYSHRFPHFNQASLKTALNTANIAYVFLGNNLGARPNDRSCYVEGVARYDLIAVTEAFATGLNRLVKGTEEHQITLMCAEQDPIVCHRSILVCPHLQKAGLEIKHIHKNGELESHELLERRLLKIHHLDKLLPASPDSNHDNQSGKQLSLFDINPYDRNYQEMAPIAKPLLREELIQKAYQLQGEKIAYVENIELEQSHESAS, encoded by the coding sequence ATGACAATATTCACAATTGGTCACTCAAATCATTCAATTGAAACTTTCATCGCACTTTTAAAGCAACACGGAATTACTGCTGTAGCTGATGTACGTTCCAGCCCTTATAGCCATAGATTTCCACACTTCAACCAAGCTTCTTTAAAAACTGCATTAAATACTGCAAATATAGCGTATGTTTTCCTTGGTAATAACCTTGGTGCCCGTCCTAATGATAGAAGCTGTTATGTAGAAGGTGTAGCTCGCTATGATTTGATTGCTGTAACAGAAGCTTTTGCTACGGGATTAAATCGTCTTGTTAAAGGTACTGAAGAACATCAAATTACTTTGATGTGTGCTGAACAAGATCCTATCGTTTGTCATAGATCTATTTTGGTGTGTCCACATTTGCAGAAGGCTGGTTTAGAAATTAAACATATTCATAAAAATGGTGAACTAGAGTCACATGAATTATTAGAAAGAAGATTACTAAAGATACACCATCTAGACAAATTATTACCTGCTTCTCCAGATTCAAATCATGATAATCAGTCAGGGAAACAGCTTTCTCTGTTTGATATCAATCCTTACGATCGCAATTATCAAGAAATGGCTCCTATCGCTAAACCTCTCCTGCGTGAAGAATTAATTCAAAAAGCATATCAACTCCAAGGTGAGAAAATAGCGTATGTAGAAAACATAGAGCTAGAGCAATCTCATGAATCAGCTAGTTAA
- a CDS encoding CRISPR-associated protein Csx3 — translation MSTYKIELKDGILRINFGEPAQNDQIVRDAAARLEEMAASDELGGGQLLKINGPISIPVAFVLAHKLAHIYGAVGFYDPKLAKYVICITHNPSYKLGDLID, via the coding sequence ATGAGTACTTACAAAATCGAGCTAAAAGACGGAATTCTCCGGATAAATTTTGGTGAACCTGCTCAAAATGACCAGATTGTGCGTGATGCAGCAGCCCGGTTGGAGGAAATGGCCGCATCAGATGAACTAGGAGGAGGGCAATTACTTAAGATTAACGGGCCGATTTCTATCCCTGTAGCATTTGTTTTAGCACATAAACTTGCTCACATTTACGGAGCAGTCGGTTTTTATGATCCTAAGTTAGCTAAGTATGTGATTTGTATCACACACAATCCATCGTATAAACTGGGAGACTTAATTGATTGA